One genomic segment of Rhinolophus sinicus isolate RSC01 linkage group LG11, ASM3656204v1, whole genome shotgun sequence includes these proteins:
- the SMKR1 gene encoding small lysine-rich protein 1, translating to MIPRTGVSLFRSSLGTHATLICSTEKGVTMPDQGKKGKGRRTSRGIKQKKPEVDILSPAAMLNLYYIAHNVAHCLHMRGFLWPGAPKSKKGKKKT from the exons ATGATACCGAGGACTGGGGTCTCTCTGTTCAGATCAAGCTTGGGAACCCATGCCACACTCATCTGCTCGACTGAGAAAGGCGTCACCATG CCAGAtcaagggaaaaaaggaaaaggccgGCGCACATCTCGCGGGATCAAGCAGAAGAAGCCGGAGGTGGACATTCTCAGCCCCGCGGCGATGCTGAACCTCTACTACATCGCGCACAACGTCGCCCACTGCCTGCACATGCGGGGCTTCCTCTGGCCGGGAGCCCCCAAGtccaagaaagggaaaaagaagacttAA